Proteins from one Fragaria vesca subsp. vesca linkage group LG6, FraVesHawaii_1.0, whole genome shotgun sequence genomic window:
- the LOC101301898 gene encoding uncharacterized protein LOC101301898: MESSGWKPNDDHHHICPNCPRCGCSNTKFCYYNNYSLTQPRYFCKGCRRYWTKGGSLRNVPVGGGCRKNRRGSRSLRLSTNTTAANGSNNAHSGTTGHNSHGISNSLAPESTSSGVSNQDAPPRIDLAVVYANFLNQKPDSKSSDGSDHQLPELPGEFDPGLDFSSCIANMNINAGSGSSIQLMEGNGLIGSIGCQSTVSENCGTINDHMYFGGLDPLIVHHQKHQDLSSDLVQYTSSTHESIDFGLPPLPDQEVLWSRSHDQMMVSPIMQPTSMVGPEAHDPNLLNWSPLFDLPCTFSRT; encoded by the coding sequence ATGGAGAGTTCTGGATGGAAGCCAAACGATGATCATCATCATATATGCCCGAATTGTCCTCGGTGCGGTTGTTCCAACACCAAGTTTTGTTACTATAACAACTACAGTTTGACTCAGCCTAGGTACTTCTGCAAGGGCTGTAGGAGATACTGGACTAAAGGCGGGTCCCTCAGGAATGTCCCCGTAGGAGGCGGCTGCCGGAAGAACAGAAGAGGCTCAAGGTCGTTAAGGCTATCCACCAACACCACCGCGGCTAATGGGAGTAATAATGCTCATAGTGGCACAACTGGGCATAATTCACATGGAATTAGTAATTCACTGGCTCCAGAGTCTACTAGTTCTGGAGTGTCCAATCAGGATGCGCCACCACGTATTGATCTCGCAGTCGTTTATGCAAACTTCTTGAATCAAAAGCCAGATTCCAAGAGTTCAGACGGATCTGATCATCAGTTACCAGAGTTGCCTGGTGAATTCGACCCGGGTTTAGATTTTTCAAGCTGCATAGCAAACATGAACATCAATGCAGGCTCAGGATCAAGTATACAGTTGATGGAAGGAAATGGTCTAATTGGATCAATAGGATGTCAGAGTACTGTATCTGAAAATTGTGGAACCATAAACGACCACATGTACTTTGGTGGGTTAGACCCGTTAATCGTTCATCATCAGAAGCATCAAGATCTTAGCAGTGATCTAGTACAGTATACAAGTAGTACTCATGAATCGATTGATTTTGGGTTGCCACCGTTGCCAGACCAAGAGGTATTGTGGTCTAGATCTCACGATCAAATGATGGTTAGTCCTATCATGCAACCTACATCTATGGTCGGACCAGAAGCTCACGATCCGAACCTGTTAAATTGGAGCCCCTTATTCGATTTACCATGTACTTTCTCCAGGACATGA
- the LOC101304597 gene encoding E3 ubiquitin-protein ligase PUB23-like yields MEEIDVPSFFICPISLQIMKDPVTISTGITYDRESIEKWLFSSKNNTCPVTKQVVSDPDLTPNHTLRRLLQAWCTLNASHGVERIPTPKPPVSKAQISKLLNDAARSPQSVTKCLRRLRSIASESEANKRSMESVGAVEFLASVLLKGDTEQQVEALSVLYNLQVSESALQSLLGKESELIESLVKLIQRGTYESRAYAVMMLRSMFEVADTMKMINLRPEFFCEVVQVLKDQISTQASKATLQLLIKVCPWGRNRIKAVEAGAVNVLIELLLDASPDRRTHEMAMMVLDMACSSAEGRAELLKHGAGLAVVSKKIMRISKVASERAVRILFSICKFSATSSVLQEMLQLGVVAKLCLVLQVDSGSKTKEKALEILKMHARTWKSSTCIPNNLISSYPS; encoded by the coding sequence ATGGAAGAAATCGACGTTCCATCGTTCTTCATCTGCCCAATCTCTCTGCAAATCATGAAAGACCCGGTGACTATCTCGACGGGGATAACCTACGACAGGGAGAGCATCGAGAAGTGGCTTTTCTCCAGCAAGAACAACACCTGCCCCGTAACCAAACAAGTAGTTTCCGACCCCGACTTGACCCCCAACCACACTCTCCGGCGGTTGCTCCAAGCTTGGTGCACACTCAACGCTTCTCACGGCGTCGAGAGGATCCCAACTCCAAAGCCTCCCGTCAGCAAAGCTCAAATCTCCAAGCTGTTAAACGACGCAGCCAGGTCGCCACAGTCCGTCACAAAATGCCTCCGCAGGCTTAGATCCATCGCCTCCGAGAGCGAGGCCAACAAAAGATCCATGGAATCCGTCGGCGCGGTTGAGTTTTTGGCTTCGGTACTCCTTAAAGGAGATACTGAACAGCAGGTAGAAGCACTGAGCGTCCTCTACAATCTTCAAGTCTCGGAATCCGCACTCCAGAGTCTTCTAGGCAAAGAAAGCGAGCTCATCGAGTCGTTGGTAAAGCTCATCCAAAGAGGCACTTACGAGTCGAGAGCTTACGCCGTGATGATGCTGAGATCGATGTTTGAAGTCGCCGATACAATGAAGATGATCAACTTGAGACCTGAGTTCTTCTGCGAAGTAGTTCAGGTCTTGAAAGATCAGATTTCCACGCAGGCCTCAAAAGCCACATTGCAACTGTTGATCAAAGTCTGTCCTTGGGGAAGAAACCGAATCAAGGCCGTGGAAGCCGGAGCCGTTAATGTCTTGATCGAGCTCCTTCTGGATGCTTCACCAGACAGAAGGACTCACGAGATGGCAATGATGGTGCTCGACATGGCTTGTAGCTCGGCCGAGGGGCGGGCCGAGCTCCTCAAGCATGGTGCTGGTCTTGCAGTGGTTTCGAAGAAGATAATGAGGATCTCGAAGGTAGCGAGCGAGAGGGCGGTGAGGATTCTGTTCTCGATTTGCAAGTTCTCGGCGACGAGTAGCGTCTTGCAAGAAATGTTGCAGCTGGGTGTAGTGGCAAAGCTTTGCTTGGTGCTTCAAGTGGACAGTGGGAGCAAGACCAAGGAAAAGGCTCTAGAGATCTTGAAAATGCATGCAAGGACATGGAAGAGCTCCACCTGTATACCAAACAATTTGATTTCTTCTTATCCTTCTTGA